A region of Acidisarcina sp. DNA encodes the following proteins:
- a CDS encoding LptF/LptG family permease, which yields MRILTKYILREVLSYALIGGALFTFILFMRPLGQILELVVRNSASLTSVMEVFLFTLPNTFTVTIPMGVLVGILLGLSRLAADSEIIAMRASGIGVWTFVRIISGIAVLAFLIGLGNSVFLAPRAAQALLRLENSLRNSQASFEVQPRVFYEDFKTFVLYVQDVKPAAGSANWHRIFLADLSNPASPKVTTAESATVVNGEDQTVRMRLRNGSQHESPTGDPSQYSISTFSDTDLPLAVGSQNDARVSRSETPILAMSNQELLNKSRGPGGKWYLIELNKRFAYPAACLVLMLVGVPLGISSRRGGKSAGFVLTIGLVFVYYFLSSIGVALGRQDKLPAFAAVWMANIVFAVCGLILLRQMALGGGFLTAFSSVGSWFKSTLPGKQKVRETASSFSRRDREGRSRFPLILDEYVLREFLATLGLVLVSFVLLLLVFTFFELLGDIIRNRTALVTVGEYLINLTPSMIYIITPLSVLISVLVTFGGLNRSNELTAMKATGISLYRVVLPVLVIACVLAVALFAFDELYLPGANRRQEALRSVIKGKPAQTFLRPDQKWMFGHQEPGKPGRIFYYQFFDPDHDKFANLSVFEFDPESFAISRRIFASTAYWEPQLHRWIFEKGWDRSFQGDVITSYQPFDVKTFPDIGEEPSYFKKESRQSQEMSFVELSRYIRDLRQSGFDTMRLRVQLNRKLAYPLITLVMAVLAVPFALSMGRRGSLTGVAVAIGVAIAYSVVAGTFEAMGNVNMLPAFMAAWSPDLLFGLAGGYLLLRTPT from the coding sequence GTGCGGATTCTGACGAAATACATCCTGCGAGAAGTGTTGTCGTACGCCTTGATTGGCGGGGCGCTCTTCACCTTCATTTTGTTCATGCGCCCCCTCGGGCAGATTCTTGAACTGGTCGTCAGGAATAGTGCATCGCTCACCAGCGTGATGGAGGTGTTTCTCTTCACGCTGCCAAACACCTTTACCGTCACGATACCGATGGGAGTCCTGGTTGGCATCCTGCTTGGTCTCAGCAGGCTTGCCGCGGACAGCGAGATCATCGCCATGCGGGCTTCCGGTATTGGCGTATGGACCTTTGTCCGGATTATTTCCGGAATTGCTGTTCTGGCCTTCTTAATCGGACTGGGCAACTCAGTCTTCCTCGCACCACGAGCTGCACAGGCGTTGCTCAGGCTTGAGAATTCGCTGAGGAACTCTCAGGCATCCTTTGAAGTGCAGCCCCGCGTTTTCTATGAAGACTTCAAGACATTCGTGCTCTACGTGCAGGATGTGAAGCCGGCTGCCGGATCCGCGAACTGGCACCGCATCTTTCTGGCAGATCTGAGCAATCCCGCATCGCCCAAGGTGACCACGGCGGAATCGGCCACGGTGGTCAATGGCGAGGACCAGACCGTCCGCATGCGCCTGCGAAATGGCTCGCAGCACGAATCGCCAACCGGAGACCCGAGCCAATACAGCATCTCCACCTTCAGCGATACGGACCTGCCCCTGGCCGTCGGCTCGCAGAATGATGCGCGAGTCAGCCGGAGTGAGACCCCGATCCTGGCAATGTCAAACCAGGAGCTCCTCAACAAGTCACGCGGGCCTGGCGGCAAGTGGTATCTCATCGAGCTCAACAAGCGCTTTGCCTACCCCGCAGCCTGCCTGGTTCTGATGCTGGTTGGCGTTCCTCTTGGCATCTCTTCCAGACGGGGAGGCAAGAGCGCTGGCTTCGTCCTGACCATTGGACTGGTCTTTGTCTACTACTTCCTCTCCTCGATCGGGGTGGCTCTCGGACGCCAGGATAAGCTTCCTGCATTCGCAGCAGTGTGGATGGCAAATATCGTATTCGCCGTGTGCGGCTTGATTCTGCTGCGCCAAATGGCGCTCGGCGGAGGTTTCCTCACCGCCTTTTCGTCAGTTGGCTCGTGGTTCAAATCCACCTTGCCGGGCAAACAGAAGGTTCGGGAGACAGCCTCGTCATTCTCCCGCCGGGACCGCGAAGGAAGAAGCAGGTTTCCGCTTATTCTCGACGAATATGTGCTGCGCGAATTTCTTGCAACCCTGGGTCTGGTGCTGGTCAGCTTTGTTCTGCTCCTGCTCGTCTTCACATTCTTTGAGCTTCTCGGCGATATCATCCGCAATCGCACGGCGCTGGTCACCGTAGGTGAGTACCTGATCAACCTCACGCCCAGCATGATCTACATCATTACGCCACTCAGCGTCCTGATTTCGGTACTCGTCACCTTTGGCGGGCTCAACCGCTCCAACGAGCTCACCGCGATGAAGGCCACGGGAATCAGCCTCTATCGCGTCGTCCTGCCGGTGCTGGTAATCGCCTGCGTTCTCGCCGTCGCGCTCTTTGCCTTCGACGAGCTTTACCTGCCGGGCGCGAACCGCCGCCAGGAGGCTTTGCGCAGCGTCATCAAAGGCAAGCCCGCACAGACTTTTCTGCGCCCGGATCAGAAGTGGATGTTTGGCCATCAGGAGCCGGGAAAGCCCGGACGCATCTTTTACTATCAGTTCTTCGACCCGGATCACGACAAGTTCGCCAACCTCAGCGTCTTTGAATTCGATCCTGAGAGCTTCGCTATTTCGCGCCGAATCTTCGCCTCCACCGCCTATTGGGAGCCCCAGCTTCACCGCTGGATCTTTGAAAAGGGTTGGGACCGAAGCTTCCAGGGTGACGTCATCACCAGTTACCAGCCCTTCGATGTAAAGACCTTTCCGGACATCGGCGAGGAACCCTCTTATTTTAAAAAGGAAAGCCGCCAATCCCAGGAGATGAGCTTCGTCGAGCTAAGCCGCTATATTCGCGACTTGAGGCAGAGCGGCTTTGACACCATGCGGCTGCGCGTCCAGCTCAACCGCAAACTCGCCTATCCATTGATCACCCTGGTGATGGCCGTGCTCGCCGTTCCCTTTGCGCTCTCCATGGGGAGGCGGGGGTCGCTCACCGGAGTGGCTGTGGCCATTGGGGTGGCGATTGCCTACTCGGTCGTGGCGGGAACCTTTGAAGCGATGGGAAACGTCAATATGCTGCCGGCGTTTATGGCTGCCTGGTCGCCTGACCTGCTCTTCGGCCTCGCCGGTGGGTATCTGCTGCTGCGAACACCCACCTGA